The nucleotide window tttggagtgtgttttttttttttcttggggcTTTTTTGAGCTATCTCAGCTAATCAAAGAATAATGATAAATAATCAAAAGCAGATTCTTCTTAAGTGTCAAGGGATTCTAGCAGGGATAGATAGGCCAGACAGGGGCTTACAGTGATCTGGCAAGAAGAAGGTTCTTGGTGTCTGCAACTACACAAGGTTTCTGTTTCATCAGTTAAATAAGCATAATActatagaaaatattaatgttatATGTGCGTTCACCAGCTGGGCATGGGAGAGAACTTCATTATTAGAATGGGAATGTAAGATATTGCATTTATTTGTAAATCAAACTCACATTTTCACATGTTAAGAAGCAGACAAGATTTTTGGTGTGactctgtttgtttttctagaTTCTGACGATTCTTTCAGGTTATAATGCAGACTTGAAACTGATTGCTATGAATGGTAACAGTCCACTTCATTatgctgcagagggaggattTGCAGATTGCTGCAGGTATATAGGACAAAGAGGTACATTAAAACTAAGTTTCTTTGCAACTATTATCTATATTCTATTTCTGTGCTAAAGGAAAGGTTTCATTTGTGTATCTCTGAAGGATTTGACTCTTGGGAACCTTGTGGTacccaagaaaaaaattctcattcaGAAGGGCATAACAGAGGCCCTTAGCTCATGTGGATGAGAGAGAACATTTctcagagaaagcagcagaaacaccaGAGGTTTGTATAACTTAATGTTGGGCAGTATTAATGGTTCTGGGTTTAATTTTGCTTAGATGTATTGTACTGAAACTTCCAATAGATAATAAATTTTTGATTtgatgataattttttaaaaaatctctgtgTAGTCATGAGGGAAACTTTATGCCCATGGGTATTGAAACATGGCCTGAAGCAGCTGTGATCCTTTCCTGACTTGATCAGATGATCATGGCACTTCAAGCTTTGATCCAAGAGGACCATATAAAATCCCACATTCTGTTCTTGTGATCAAACAAAACTTGTGGTCTTGCCAAACTGTAATGTTAGGGTATAGAAATAAGTGACACTTTAATCTTAGTTTGCTTCTTAACCTTGCTCACCACTTCAAGTAAAAATGTAAAGTTTCCACTGAACATCTCTCTTTTTATGCATATTCATGAGTGGATGAATAAATAGAGCATGGGTTGCTCAATGCTTCTCcctttgggaagaaaatatGGACATGTGGGTGACCTTCCAGCCTGGGATCAATGATCAATGATCAATGAAAATTGTAGGCCAATGAGTTACCTGTGTGTTACAAGTTTCTTATATTACAAAATTAGGAATTCCCCTGCACTTTTAGCCAAGCTGTGTCCATATTTCTAGGCTGTGATCCTACATGGTCAAACTTGGCAAATCTGACCCCGAGGGAGCTTGCCAAGCTCGGTGGGTTTAAGGCAGCAGCAGCGGTATTGCGCAAAGTTGAGAAAGCCTCGAAGAAAGCCTCTAAGAAACCCGATGAGACCCTTGCCTGGTACCTGAAGGTGTACGACTGGTCCTTGCAGCACGAGGATGCCATCCGCAAGGAGTTTGAGactgaggagaaggaagaagaagaagaagaagaagaaaggatgGTATCCAGGagtgattttatttcagttattcGGAAGCACTGGGGCACTGTGGACGAGGAACAAATAGAAATTCTTGCTAAAAAGCATGAAGTATCTGCTGACAGGATCAGACTTGACgatttttttaaaggctcaAAGTACTTGCAGAAAACCTTTCTGCTATCATCTTTTGGGCccaaaggaaagaagaagaagacgaagaaaccacagagaaaaaaaggcaagaaaggcCTCCCTGTGCCCATTTGTGTAATCCCAAAGAGTGAACGTCCTCTTAGGGAAGATGGCATCCCTACCTACATGATTGAGGCTGTCCCACACATTCCTGAAGAGCAGCGCTTCAAACGGGAACACCAAGCCACCCATCCCATGCTTGATGACCGTGTCTGGTATGTAGAGGAGCCAAGGAAAATCCTCATGGATATCAACTACCTCGTCAAAGAAAGAGACTTTGTGTCTCTGCAGAAAGCCTTCGACGAGGGTGTGCCAGTAGACATAAAAGATAGATATTACAAAACACCTTTGATGGTTGCATGTGCAGGTGGCAACATAGTTCTTGTGGAGTTTCTTCTGGAAAAGGGGTAAGATAATTTCAATTTCATTGTTATTTTGGGAAGGCTTTCAAAAACATAAATATCCAGTAAATATTTGGATGCAAAAGGCTATTGTTTGTTTTATGCTTATATAGCATTTAATATTAAAGTTAGTTCTCTAAGATCTCAAGTCACAGAGGGtaagtttattatttttcacatttcagtaGCATGGAAATGAAAACAACCAAGAGATAAGTTCCCCAGCACTGAAATTTTTGGTGTCTGGACTGTTGACATTCGGTCAGCTGCAGAGTTCATACCCATGTCTCAAGTAGTGCATCCTCACAAGCAAAATCTCAAAACTGGTGAATGATTTTGGGGAAATATGACTCAAAGGACTTGCCTGAAATCATCAAGGTGATCCTGGACTTTCACATGCCTGGTTTAAACCTTCCCTTTACTCTCCAGCTGAGTCAGGCACAAACAGCAGGATTTACATCAGAAGCTCCTGCTACTAATTAGCCTGCTCCTCATTTTAGAAGTGCTTCAGCAATTCTGTAGCCTGCAGACACACTTGAGAAAAATCTCAATGACaacttaaaaatgaaagcaatttcAGAAAGATTCAGTCATGCTTGTGTAATAGCATAATCTCTTATTGTCAGACTGCTGTGGTCCTACAATCCTTCACATAAATGCCTAAATGATCATTTTTCAAAGATATTTACGTAAACTTTGTTCTCTCTAGCTATAGATAGAATTCATGTTAATATTAATATCTCAGGGAAAGTGGCTGTATTCATTGCTCTGATTCCTGCAAAGACTAACAGCACATGAATCTTTACACACCCTGGTAATTACAGTGACATTCCTAGAGCATATGGAAAATGCTCTATTCATGTTTTCCAAAGATAAATATGTAGCAGCTACCAAATTAATCCACCAGATTAGTCTTTACTCCTTTTATCAAGTAGACAGCACTGCAGTCACATCATATTTAACAATAAGACCTAGAAACACAGTAACTTGGCTTAAAAAAATAGTACcagttttgagatttttttcaattgaaatgaaaatgcaaagttATTAGTAGCATTTAGGTTTGCATCTCTTCAGCATCATGGCTTTGCAGTTTGGCACAGGCATTCAAATACCTTTTCAGTACAGAACCACAAATCCATAttgaacacaaaacaaaacatttatcCAGATAAATGTTTCACATTTATTaggtttaaaattaaattggtGGTATCTACTTTCTGTCTTCCTCCAGAAAGAATAAGAAGTAAATGAAATTCGATCTGATGGGAAATTCTGTGCTTGATGGGCAGAAAATGCTGaggaattttaaaatcagtgcTGCATTGTCCCTGTTCCCATTGATTCTTTCTGATAGAATGAAGTTAGGAGAAAGGGTTCAGGGGCACAGTCTGAGTGCAGGCAAAGAGGTTGGGTTGAGAGAGAAAGTGAAATAACGGAAGGAGCTTATTTTAATGAGAATTAGAACAAATGAAAACTGCATATGAATAAACCATAACAGCTTAGTGACTGAAAGATAAATATGGTAGGCATTTACTGGACTAAGATCTCATCCAAGGTAGAATTctgaaaaagattaaaaatttaaacaagGGAAGAAGAACAGATGAATCTATGCTTTTATATAGACAATCACCTGACCTGAAGAGCAAACAGCTAGCCCTGGAAGCAGCTTCcttcataatttttcttctttcttccttccttgtCTTTTGGGAAGACAGCAGCTTTTTTGTTCCACCAAGTAAGTGGGACAGTGACCCTAACTCCATCCAGGACCTCTAGGGCTGGTAATGCTTTTCCTCTCAGTTTCATCCAAAGGCAGCATATTGCAAGGATCTCCCCTGAACTATCACTCACTTTCTCCAGAGCATTCCAGTTTTAATTTGGGAGCAGAAACAGATCCTAGTCCAGCAGCACAGTAGCTGAATAGTTTTTCAGTGCTCAGATTCCCAAGACAGACCTTCTGTAACTCGTGTATTGAAGGGGGAAGCCAATGCAGAGAAGTTATGCAGGCAGAGGGCAGCAACAGTGAAAGGAAAGGTGAACACTTCCCTCTCATGCAGGTGAGCTCTGCAATGCTGCCACGTGTCCTGCAGCAACTGTTCTTGGCTTCCCTCATCTGCTTTCTGCCATTCTCAGTGAAGCTGGAGCACAAACACTGGCAGCCTTTTACAGAACTAAGGTGTTTGAATGCCTGTAGCCATTAAAAACTCCATGTGAAGGACACTGATGGCTTGGGAGGGGAatgagcagcaccaggcacactTACAATTCCTATTCCATGACAAGTTCAGGGACTCAAATGGTTTCAGAGTAGCAGTAGCCATATGAAAATAGTAATTTACATTGAATGTGCCATTGCagtgggcagccccagctgattGCActtggagctggggctgttaCTGAAGATACTCAACACCTTCAGGTGCCACAACTGCTCTTactcctgtgcagggctgatgTCAATGCAACAGACAACTTCCTGTGGACTCCTCTGCACCATGCTTGCTATAATGGGCACCTGGATattgctgagctgctggtgaAGGCTGGAGCATCTGTGAATGCCCCTGCAATAGGCAATGCCACCCCGCTGATGAGAGCCATTGAGGCCTGCAGGCTGGACATGGTCTACTTCTTAATCACTGCAGGGGCTGATGTCCAAGCTACAAACACCAGTGGTAAATAGCAATGTCTCCAAAACAGGCTGTTGCTTTATAAAAAATGCCTGGAACACTTTGAGAACCCTTCTGCATTCAGGGTTGCTACTAAGATTGGGATGAAGGTAACAGGTTTAGTTACTTTTCTCCAGTCTGGAATCATTATTGAAAAAAGTCTGCTTTCTTGGGCTTTACATATCTATGAAAATGAAGTAATATGATTAATTACTCAATTCAGGAGACTGTTACTCCTCAGGAGATACATACAGAGTTATAAGTGGCTTTAATAAAACATTCTATCTAGTTATTATTATTTGAGTGAAAATTAGATTTCAGTTGTGGCCCAGAGTATAGTCTGCCACTCAtttaagtgatttatttttagcCACAGGCAGCCCTGGTAAAAAAACTTCCTTGCTGCTCTATATGTAAATACAActcctgagaaaaaaaaatacttaacaGAAGACCAAATCTGAGCTGGTACTGAAGTGTTACCTCCTCACAGCAGATCCTTTGTTCAGTTATTTCCACTATCTCCAGAGTGATTTAAAAGTTTACATGCTTCACCTTTCAAGCTCTTGCTCTAACATAGGATGCAACATTGCTACACACAAAGAAACTTTCCTTGCCAAAATGCCTAGTAGTGAAACCCTGCTTCTAGAAGGGATGTGTATTCCTTCCTTCTTATATCATGTGGAGTTGTGATCCATACAGCAGTTCAGTCTCAAAGATACTTTACAAGCAGAGTCTCATAAGAACCAAGACAGATTTTTGCCTTCATTAAGCACTGCAGCTGTTCATTTACACCATGGGGCTTTCCTTTGCCAGCCACAGAGCAAGTACAGGCAGAAGGAGATGCCTAGCACAGTACAAGTCAGGAATGCAGACCATCTCCTAGTGCTAAATGCTCTCAGCTCTCAGAGCTCAAAATGACAACCTGTATTAAGCTGCAAATGTCAGACCATTAGGAACAAAGCAAGCAACACAAGAATTCCTGTAATATTCCTGCAAAATGAGTTTCTTCCAGGTCTTATTTCTGCAAGCAGTGCTGATGACCTCTGGTCCTCACACCAATGTCAAGCATGCTGCTGGCACATGGGATGGGTAATAAAATACTGGTCATATTAAATTCAGTTGATTGTCCAGTTGCAATAAACCAGTGCCAGAGTTAATTTTCATGGTTTacacagatatttatttttttaaacacaggaaGGAGTGTTCTTGATCTTGCTCaagtatttcaaaatgataaaataattgaaCTGCTTGAAAATCGACTGCAAATTTtgaaagaagaacaagaaaaagaagaagcaatGCAACCAAAAGGTGGGAAGCCAAaaccagcagagccagcaaaaTCTGTGAAAGAAGAGGTATGAGAGATGGTAACAAAAGACTGATTTCCCAGTAGTTAGCAGGGagcttctttctttcctttctttgccaCTGGTTTCTCTCTAACGCTGTAACTTGGGCAGCTTCATTAAAGTGAGTATTTTCAGATGCTAGTACTTGTTCTTGTATTAGAACTTGTTAATTGGTTGAAATTTGTCTTGCTAATTCTACAAACTTCATGTGCTCCCCAGACACCCATAAAATGATGTCCTGTATCACTGATAGGACACAGAAAAaggtttccttttctttttccctcctcctgaAGTATATGCTCATCCAGCTCTGTTGTGGTAATCAGTGAACAACTGGTAACCATAATTTCTTCAAGGGAGAACCTCTGTTTTCACAAGATAAGAACAATACCCTTCAAACTGgtaaaaaggttttttattcTCCTAGTTCAATTCCCTGAGATAATAACAGGCTTGTTAACTTcctattttccattttgtccCATATCCTTCCTCTTCCACTATTTACCTGAGTCCTGTTTCTCAAATCCCACACTGATGCTTGCCTGTTTTATTCCTGAATGCTTTTCCTGCACCCTCTGGGAGCCTTGAGCACCTCAGCATTGCCCTATTCCCAAGCCTTGGTGACCACATCTGGGTTCTCTTATTGTGGATGAGACCTTCCTGATTCACCACTGGTACTTGTTAGTCACATCCAGGATGCTATTTAGGGAGAAGATGCAATTGCATCTGCATGGTTGGAAGTGTCCCTCAGCTGCCCTGGACAGTGCAATAAATATGTCTCAGTAGCTAAATGTTGGCATCCCCCTTTGACAAAGGTTTTGAATGTCAAGGACAGCACAGGACTTTCAGAAGCAGGAGGACGACAACCTTAGGTGCTTGTTTATTCCTCACTGGGAAGAGAAAGGGATCACAGTGGTACAAGGTGACTGTCTTGGGAGTCATAAAGAGTTAATGTTTTAGTGCCCAAGGAGGAGAGATGCCTTTTACCCTTCCTTCAAAAGGTTGGCCCttgaaatttctgatttttaaaaatcagctttgaaaaaaacagattcTGAAGAGATTAGGAAAAATACTCCCCCATTAACATTGTAGCAGAGTATCAGAAGATGCAGGATGCATGCCTTGCTTCTGAACATGACATTGGTATAATTGGTACCTTCTTCCCCTTCAGTCTGAAGTTGTATCTGAGCCACCTGAGGAAAACCCTGTTCCTGAAAAGACAAAGCGTTCCCGTAAGGACAGTTCTGCTTATTGGAAATCTTTGCAACcgagagaaaacaaaaatgacaTCTCCTTCAGGCCCAGAAAAGTACGTATGGCAGAAAACATGAGTGCAGTTTCATGGTAACTTAAAGGTAGACCTTGCTGAGATCAAAACCCAGAACAATCCAATGAAATTTCCACCATTCAACTAGCTAAGAGATGAtgtgacacagcccagagaTGTTGCCACCAAACAACAGTAAATTAAAGAGTTCATGGATGTGTATTATATAATAACACATGTATTTATGGAAATCAAGCTCTTATcaggttttaaaatacaattgaAGTGGAGCCACAGTAAAATACAAATTCAACTACATTTATGCTATGTATTTTTATCCTCCTGCTTTTGAAAGATACGGGAGctaaggaaagggaaggggcCCCTGTCCTTAGGAATTCCTTTGTTTCAAGGGATAAGATTCCAGGGGCCTGTTTTGGGGCAGGTAGAATTTCCAACAGGTACCAACTTCTAACTTGCCCTGTTGATTAATTATCACATGTTGACTTGTGTCAGTGACAGTTACTGAACTAGATGGATCACAGCACACTAAATATTTGCTTCCTAGAGTTGGAATAGTGGAAATATAACTTTTCTCTCAGGGTCTTATTAATACACGCTTAGAAATAGCTGAGAAACAGAGCAAGATAATCACAGTGGGGTAACATTTGTAATATGTTTTTTCaccttgaaaaggaaaagaacacCACTGTGGGCTGAGCAATAGTGTTTGGAGTTTGTTTATCCTTTCCCCAACCCTGATTTGCACTAGTTTTTACAATGGTCTCAGAGGACTGAGGCTACATAGCTGATGACTCTACAGCTAATTACTGTTTTCTACTCTGAGAATCGTGAGCCCAAGTCAGTAATTTTGAATAATTAACTTAAGATCTTATTTCTCACATTATCTGTAATCAGAGTCCATGGCATGATATAGATTGGAAGTGACAACAAGAGAATGCTCtgtttatacacacacagaTGGTTGACCTGTCTTCTGCTGGGAGGCCACACTGCTTCTTTTCTACATCTCATAGTGGAAAGGAGTGCTAGAACACAGCTCTCTTTGGATTACAGTATCATCTTAGTTCTTCTGTTGCAAAAGTTCCATCCAAATTAACTACAAATACCTTTATTTTGTAGATATGGACCCCTGATCCCACAGCAATACAGCTTGCAGAAAAGCAAGAATCAGTCCATGAACACGCTAGTCTTTATGGTTACATGGAAGATTTTACAACCCTCTTCAACAGAAAATTTGAGACGTAAGCACAGCATCTGGAAGAAGCTACTTCAGCATATATTTTGAGGAGACAAA belongs to Oenanthe melanoleuca isolate GR-GAL-2019-014 chromosome 3, OMel1.0, whole genome shotgun sequence and includes:
- the ANKEF1 gene encoding ankyrin repeat and EF-hand domain-containing protein 1; the encoded protein is MAAMAAAGPGGGLPAAPEPAASPSSSESTSLDEDSLPYPGMLPVDKRLLCLQIYKLLQCVHEKDKKQIENLLQKGFPDLINYTDPKKGYSAFHLAAMKNDIEMCRFLLEHGARPNVHDKMGRTPAMKAAERGHEVILELLAKANADMTAVDNEGKGILFYCLSPTERHNHCLQIALEYGADVNNCTTTGRSVLLEACEQAQKVKKMCLIFLEKGADPNARDPATWRTAVMEAAREGAAEVVQDLLRRGADVNLFDFERHSAAHFAAKGGFLEILTILSGYNADLKLIAMNGNSPLHYAAEGGFADCCRYIGQRGCDPTWSNLANLTPRELAKLGGFKAAAAVLRKVEKASKKASKKPDETLAWYLKVYDWSLQHEDAIRKEFETEEKEEEEEEEERMVSRSDFISVIRKHWGTVDEEQIEILAKKHEVSADRIRLDDFFKGSKYLQKTFLLSSFGPKGKKKKTKKPQRKKGKKGLPVPICVIPKSERPLREDGIPTYMIEAVPHIPEEQRFKREHQATHPMLDDRVWYVEEPRKILMDINYLVKERDFVSLQKAFDEGVPVDIKDRYYKTPLMVACAGGNIVLVEFLLEKGADVNATDNFLWTPLHHACYNGHLDIAELLVKAGASVNAPAIGNATPLMRAIEACRLDMVYFLITAGADVQATNTSGRSVLDLAQVFQNDKIIELLENRLQILKEEQEKEEAMQPKGGKPKPAEPAKSVKEESEVVSEPPEENPVPEKTKRSRKDSSAYWKSLQPRENKNDISFRPRKIWTPDPTAIQLAEKQESVHEHASLYGYMEDFTTLFNRKFET